Within the Clostridiales bacterium genome, the region GACTATAGAACAATGGAGGTAAAAAGATGTTTGATAAAATAGTTGAAGAGAGCAAAATAAAGTCTCCATGGTTGTTTCACTTGAATATGGGGTCTTGCAATGGCTGCGATATTGAGTTTGTCGCACTTTTGACTCCAAGGTATGATGTGGAAAGGTTTGGGATTAAGCTTACAGGGTCTCCAAGGCATGCGGATATAGTTGTAGTATCCGGCCCCCTTACATCACAGGTTAAAGACAGGGTGCTCAAAGTCATATCACAGGTACCGGAGCCTAAGGTGATCGTATCACTTGGTTCCTGCCCCATGTCCGGAAATGTTTTTAAGGGAAGTTATTCCGTCGAAGCTCCGGTTGATCGCTTCTTTCATGTCGATGTATCCGTCGCGGGGTGTCCTCCAAAGCCTGAAGCGATGATAGATGGCATTTTAAAAGCCGTTGAAATATTAAAAGAAAAAAGGGGGATAAAATAAATGGGATTTCCCTTTATAAAGTATGCAATAAAAAATTTGTTTTCAAAACCTTCTACGGAGAGGTATCCATATATAAAAAAGGAAACTCCAAAAGAATACAGGGGAAAGATAAAATATTATCCTGATAGGTGCATTGCATGCGGATTATGTATAAGGGTCTGCTCACCTGCGGCAATCACTATGATAAAGGGTGAAAAAGGCGAGGAGGGCCAGAAAATCACCATGCAATTCAACTTGAATTCGTGTACATTTTGTAAAATGTGTGCCGATTTCTGTCCCAGAAAATCGATAGAGCTTACAAATGAATATTCCATGGTAGCTACAGATAAAAACGAGCTTATCGTATCGGGAAGTTTTATAAAAAAGAATCCGCCAAAGAAAAATATAAATAAAACCGGCGGTGTTCAGGCCGTTTGAACTTCGATTTCGCCAAACCTCAGGTTTGCAAGTTACAAAGCGCTGTTGAAAAATCAGCGCTTTTTTATATGGACACATAGAAATTACAGGCGAAAAAAATTAAAATAATATTCTTCAAATATAATACATACGCTCTAAAATTACACTATTTTTATATGTAAAATTTTTAATCTCTGAATAATATATATTAAGGTATAGAAAAGAGGTGCTTATATGACAAAAGAATTTGAATTATCATACAGGAGATTGTTAAGCATTGACAACGGTTATAAAAGAGTGTTGAAGTTTAAGACGACCGAAGATATAGAAGGAAGTGATCAGCTGGTAGGCCAGGAAAGCGCTGAAAGGGCCATGAAATTTGGAATAAGTATAAAAGAAAAGGGATACAACATTTATATATCCGGGGAAAGTGGAAGCAGTAAGACGCGGTATGCAAAAATGATTTTAAAAGAAGCGGCCAAATACTGCCGGCCTGCGGACGATTGGTGTTATGTATATAATTTTGATAATAAATATGAGCCCGTAGCATTAAGGTTCAAGAATGGTTACGGAAAGATGTTTAAGGAAGATATGGAGCACCTTTTGAAAGATGCTGTAAAAAAAATCCCCGATGTATTCGAAAGTGAAGAATATGAGAGGCAAAAGGCATTGATACTTGAAGGTTATAATAAAATCAAAAGTCAGCTTGTTGAAAAGCTCAATGAAATCGCAGAGAGCAACAATCTTTCATTCAGGGTGACAAGCACCGGATTTGCATTTGTCCCTCTTAAAGGCGGTAAGCCTGTAAATGAAAGGGAATATGACGATATGGATATTTCCGAGAAGGAAAAAATACTGAAAAATATTTCCGAAGTTAGGACTAAATCCATAGATATACTGAAAAAATTAAAAACATTAGAAAGAAAAACCGATGAAAACGTAAAAAAGCTTGACAGCGATATAGGAAGATACATTATTGAAAATATAACGGCGAATTTTACGGGAAAGTACAATTCTGATGAAGAGATATTAAATTATATTGAATCGGTAAAGAAGGATATGCTTGACAATTTGAGTGTTTTTATAAATTCTGAGGATGGGAGCTCTTCGGATAAGGATGCTTCCGAGCTTTTCTTAAAATACGGCATCAATCTCATAGTAGATAACAGCGATACAAAGTGTGCGCCAGTAATATTCGAGGCAAATCCTACTTATAATAATCTGATCGGAAGTATTGAATATGAAAGCAGGTCTGGGACATTAGCTACAAATTTTATGATGATAAGGCCTGGCTCCATCTTAAAAGCAAATGGAGGATATCTTATTATCGAAGTTGAGGATTTACTGAATAATTATCAGGCATTATCAGGAGTAAAAAGAGTTTTAAATACGGGTGAAATAGCGATTGAGGGTCTGAGAAGCCAGCTCGACCTTATAACCATCACAACTATGAAACCGCAACCTATACCTGTCGATGTAAAAATAATACTGATAGGAAGCGAATACCTCTACCAGCTTTTATACGAATATGGTAACGATTTTAAAAATTTATTTAAAATAAAGGTTGCTTTCGATACCGAAATGGAAAAAAATGAAACCAATATATATAAAGTCGCTCAATTCATAAGCAATTATTGTTCTCAAAATAAAAAGAAACATCTTGAAAATGGAGCTGTCACCGCTGTAATCGATTATAGCTCAAGAATCGCAGGAAGCAGCAGGAAAATATCGACTTGTTTTGAAAAAATAGTAGATATAATAAACGAGGCTGATATCTGGGCGAGTATTTCAAAGAACAGATATATAAGAAACTCAGATATAAAAAAGGCGGTAGAGGAAAAAAATAAAAGAGACAGCCTGATTGAAGAGAAAATGCTATCACAGTATAGCGATAAAAAAATCATAATAGATATAAATGGGAAGGCTGTAGGCCAGGTAAACGGATTATCCGTAATTGAAATAGGAGGCTATTCTTTCGGCAAGCCTTACCGTATCACTGCGTCCACTTATACCGGCAAAAGTGGGATTATAAATATTGAACGCGAAGTCAAGATGAGTGGAAATATTCATAACAAGGGCGTAATGATAATCTCGGGATATATCGGCAGCGAATATGCAAGAAATATCCCATTGTCTCTAACCGCGCACATTTGCTTTGAACAACTTTATGGATTTATCGATGGAGACAGCGCTTCGGTTGCTGAATTG harbors:
- a CDS encoding AAA family ATPase, whose translation is MTKEFELSYRRLLSIDNGYKRVLKFKTTEDIEGSDQLVGQESAERAMKFGISIKEKGYNIYISGESGSSKTRYAKMILKEAAKYCRPADDWCYVYNFDNKYEPVALRFKNGYGKMFKEDMEHLLKDAVKKIPDVFESEEYERQKALILEGYNKIKSQLVEKLNEIAESNNLSFRVTSTGFAFVPLKGGKPVNEREYDDMDISEKEKILKNISEVRTKSIDILKKLKTLERKTDENVKKLDSDIGRYIIENITANFTGKYNSDEEILNYIESVKKDMLDNLSVFINSEDGSSSDKDASELFLKYGINLIVDNSDTKCAPVIFEANPTYNNLIGSIEYESRSGTLATNFMMIRPGSILKANGGYLIIEVEDLLNNYQALSGVKRVLNTGEIAIEGLRSQLDLITITTMKPQPIPVDVKIILIGSEYLYQLLYEYGNDFKNLFKIKVAFDTEMEKNETNIYKVAQFISNYCSQNKKKHLENGAVTAVIDYSSRIAGSSRKISTCFEKIVDIINEADIWASISKNRYIRNSDIKKAVEEKNKRDSLIEEKMLSQYSDKKIIIDINGKAVGQVNGLSVIEIGGYSFGKPYRITASTYTGKSGIINIEREVKMSGNIHNKGVMIISGYIGSEYARNIPLSLTAHICFEQLYGFIDGDSASVAELYAILSSISRIPLKQSIAVTGSLNQMGQVQPVGGINEKIEGFYKVCLMEGLNGNQGVIIPYQNIDDIILDDRVLNDIKNGLFHIYAIKDVKDGIEIMAGVPAGERRSSGEFERGTFNFYVDKGLRDFIRNFNSPDL
- a CDS encoding 4Fe-4S binding protein; this encodes MGFPFIKYAIKNLFSKPSTERYPYIKKETPKEYRGKIKYYPDRCIACGLCIRVCSPAAITMIKGEKGEEGQKITMQFNLNSCTFCKMCADFCPRKSIELTNEYSMVATDKNELIVSGSFIKKNPPKKNINKTGGVQAV
- the nuoB gene encoding NADH-quinone oxidoreductase subunit NuoB, with translation MFDKIVEESKIKSPWLFHLNMGSCNGCDIEFVALLTPRYDVERFGIKLTGSPRHADIVVVSGPLTSQVKDRVLKVISQVPEPKVIVSLGSCPMSGNVFKGSYSVEAPVDRFFHVDVSVAGCPPKPEAMIDGILKAVEILKEKRGIK